ACGCCTTCATGCTGTTTATGATTAGCCCATTGAGTTGCTCGCGGAAACGCAGGACTGTCCGCCACTTACACAAAAGGATCATTGACCGAGACAACGAAGACCTGACCAGCTTCCTTGAGCTTGGGGTGGTTGATATATCCGGGGACGTGGGAGCTGGAGCAGGCAGGGCCTGTTACGAATTATGTCAGAATTGCACTCTACAAATTACATGAAGTGGGGGCATACTGAAAGCTGCGGGGACGCCGACAATGACGCCCTTGCCCTTCAGCTCGTTGGCGAGGTTGACCTTGTTGCCGGGAGAGTCCTCAACCAGGACATCAAGGTTGGGAATGGAGTCGCCCTTTTGGACGAAAGCAGGAGCAGTGTTGTGGAACAAAGCCCTCTGGGAGAAGACGCGGGGAACACCAGCGGTGAGACGGCGGGCAGCGAACATGATGGCGGTGATTAAAAGGTGGAATTGACTGTTAATCTTCAGCTGAGAAGCTCGATAGTGTTGAAAGTAGACGTCTTCAGCCGGAGTAGTTGTTGTTTTGGTTGCTGATGCAGATGGGAGGAGGTTCAACATCGTCCGTCATCGGCAAGGTACCCGTGCGTCCTGATTGGTCGCTGAGGGGTGTAATTCCCATTACTCAGCATTGCGTCATAGCGCGTTTCCAGGCAGCTTTGCCGAGATTCCTGAGGCACCACGTCGATGGAGGTTAAGGCGCATAACTTCAATGTATTTTGAATGAGATCCGTACAGAACTTGACACCATTCGGCATCATCTCCAGTGAGGTTGTGAGAGACGGATCCAGTACATGCGTAACACAGTATTTTATCTCGATACCCAATCCAAtgggaaagagaaggttCGTATTATCAGCCAGTAGGACACCATATATATACCATGTAGTGTCTATCCTAGTCAAGCGCACATAGTTGCTACTCACCCCAATGGGCTACATGAATCCTATAAGGACTGACTCATCAGTCACCGACACGCCAAGTTTGGGAAGACTTCGTATACGGTATCATGCATGTTTCTCCTTTGTTACCGTAAGACCAGTATGTCAAGCTTGATTGGAGTAGGAACTTTCTTTGTTTAAAGTCACGAACCACCAGTCTTGGGTTACATATTCACTTATAACTGGATGGATTATTAGTAGGGGGAGGCTCAATAAAGGTGCTGTGACAAATGTCTGAGGCTTTCAAGGTACTACAGAAGGTCTTGTCTCAATAACGCTGAGTCAGTGGTGCCAAGAGTAAACAGTACCTCACTTCCAACCTACTGAGTGCTGGACAGAGAGCCTGTTCAACCCCTTTCGGCAGTTTGACGATTTATGAATTATGGTTAAAAATCTGACCTCATTCGGGAGATTGCATGCCGCCCCCTGAAGGATGCAGACGGCGATAATTTCTTCAACGCAGACTTTCAAGACAACTATCTCGTACTTATACCATGCCAAGATGGCTAAGCGCATGCCAGCCTATGAGGACTGCCAAGTTTGCGGCGCTTTAAGCTTGTCTCAGAGTTTTATCCGAAGGGGAGATTAGCCGACCCACAGTCATTGAACCATGGAGCAAATTTCTCTGTCCGACTGCCGATTCACTgagcttcattttcctaGTTTGGAAAGTGTTCCTGAGTCCTAACATGCCGAAAGGAGACAAGGCTGACTGTCAATCCAATTGTGGCAAGGGTGTCGACACTCATTTTTATGATCGTGGGTTGTCTCCAGAAAAAGCGGCAAATCGCCAATCGGGATGCTTTTGATCACATCCACCGATCCACCAGGGGACTTTTCACTCCGGATCACTCGGTTAGTACGGAGGACGGCCAACATATTTGATCAGGGGGAGGTTACAATTGGAAGGATTAGACCCTGTCTCCTCACCAGATTGCACCTATCTATTAGCTGACCGGTCCGAGCTAGCACGAACTAATCCAAGACTTTGGCGCCGGTGATCCGGCTTCTGCCTGACTGGCTCGCTGCCTTGCCATGCATTGCTTAGCCTTGGACCACTGATGTTCTATATCGCAGGTGACTGGCTGTGCTACTCTAACGGTCAATGTTACATATACGCTATTCACCCTAGGTGGGAGCTATGGAGATTTGTATCTCTCCCAAATACGACCTCTCGGGGTTTCCGCCCCATCCGGTGTCATAAGTGGAGGCAACAATTTCGACTTATAAGACTTGCCCACCACCCCGCCCTTTTCCACTCCCATCGGAGAATTTGTGGACAAAGCCCTGAAGTGTGAGCTTTATTGACTTCATGATGCGGGGCGCATCTCTCCTACCAGTTGCTTTAGCGGCATTGTCGTGTGTGGACGCCCTCTCGCTTCACAGGCGCGATACCCCGGCCACCGTCGAGCTGCCTATTGAGCGTAGGCAACATGCGGGGGGTCTGCAGAAGAGAGATTCGACGCTGAACTTGCCACTCATAAACTACGTATGTTGCCGATGCGGCTCCATGTTGCTAACGACTTGTGAAATATGACTAATGCAGTTGATAGTATGATAGTTTCTACATCCTGAACCTGACGCTAGGAACGCCAGCACAGCAATTTGCGGTCGCTTTGGATACTGGCAGCAGTGACCTCTGGGTGAATGTCGCCAACTCGTCCTACTGTTCGTCTCGGACTAATCCGTGCAAACCTTTTGGCCTATATGATCCCGACGCATCCTCAACATACAAGAACCTGGGTGTTGAGTTCAATGCAACATACGGCGACGGCACAAACGCCTACGGTTACTATGCCACTGATGAACTCGGTCTTGGTGATGTAAATGTTGATGATATGCAATTTGGCGTTGCCGAATCAACTACGATAACACGTGAGTTCTCTGTTTCTATCTGTGAAATGTACCTCGCTAACTGTGTTTTCACTTTCCTCAGAGGGTATCATCGGTGTAGCTTATGACACTCTCACCAATGAAGCCTCGCATGAAGGCAAAACATACGCCAACCTTCCCCAAGCCCTAGTTAATAGTGGGGCCATTAAATCGCCCGCCTACAGCCTGTGGCTAAATGATCCCCAGGCGAGCCGGGGGTCTATTCTCTTCGGCGGTGTCAACAAGGCCAAGTACAAAGGCGAACTTCAGACCATCCCCATCGTGCGCACTCTTCGCGGGTATTCCTATCTAGCCGTTACCTTGACCGGCGTTTCCGTGGAACAGGGCAAGGAGTCCGAAGATTACTCCTCACGCCTGCCTATAGTGGTGCTGCTTGATTCGGGCACCTCCTTAACATATCTGCCTGACTCACTCGTTGATGAGCTCTACAAGAAGTTCAACGCTACCTTCCTTGAGGACGATGGGCTGGCATACGTTGACTGCGAGCTCATGAAAAAGGATTATACCGTGAATTTCGACTTCTCCGGCGCCACCATCGCCGTCGGAATTAGTGAACTGGTCCTCAAAGCGGTTGCCGAGGACTTCCCTTTGGGAACCTGCGCCTTCGGTGTTGTCCCCAGTGGAGACAGCCAGGATGCCATGTATATCTTGGGAGACACTTTCCTCCGCAGTGCATACGTCGTGTATGACCTCGGTAACAACGAGATCTCCCTTGCCAACACGAACTTCTCTCCCGGAGACGATGACATCTTCGAGATCGGCACCGGTACCAGCGCCGTGCCCGGTGCCACTCCAGTCGAGTCCCCTGTCACCTCTGCTACCGTCGCATCCGCCACTGACATTGTCCATACCGTCATGGTGGGCGGTACTAAAGCTACTGCCACTGGCTCGAATTCCGGCGCCGCTGAGACCTCATCCTCGAGCGGGATCGCAGCCTTGCCGACAAGCAACACGAGACATCTTCTCTCTGGCCTCGCGGGtgctggtcttcttcttgctctgtaATGATTGTTTTGTTGGAGAATACGTACCGGATTGTTACCAATGTTATGGATTGCATGATTAATCGCCGTGGAAGTTCAACATATTGCAGTATATAATGTTAACCCGAACATCTCTGTACATACCTATACCGAATTCATAAATCAAATGACGATACAAGCTCACTAGTCACATATGACTCATAACCGAAGTCTGAATATCCACACGCGCCCCATAAACAGTCACTCAGGGATTCCTATCCTGAGCCCCACCACGAAAGGCACCCCAATCGACTAGATATAACCCCAGCCTCATATCCAAACCTACTTGAATCATAGACACCCAACAAACCTCCATCACCATACATACCCCTTGACCCCAATCCACGCCGACAGCaccaaaaaagagaaaataaaaaagaaagcaatatCACCACGTGGAATATTCCTCCCCAGCTTAGAACCCCTTATCAGACCCTTTCATCAAATGCAACGCACATAGTCGCCCCCACCACCTCAGGAACTCACAGTCTTCGCCGCTTACTTTACTCCTTTAAGGAAAACCTCATTCGCCTACTGGTTGGGGGAGGGAAGACTGTTAAGGTGAGAAGTGTAGAGATCTTCAGGGATCGGGTTATCTGAATGGGGATTACGGGaggattttttttttttctctttttctaaGATGGATAGGAGTATCAGACGTGTTGTAGGGCTTTCGGATACGTAGTATGGGTACGGAGAGGTGAAGCGGTTGATGACTAGGGCTAATGTATTCCGAATGGAATGGGTGATAGAGATCCGGATAGATCAGTGGTCAGAAACAATCATGGAGAGATTTAACCATTTACACCCTTTGTGAACAATGGCTTGCATAATTGTCTGACGAATCCTATGCATATTTGAACATAAATGAATCTTCTTTCGTAATATCGGGGCTGTACTTTGCGTTTCGAAGGTCAGCTTGGTGTTGTAGTTGTTCCGTTTATTCCAGCGTTGTGATAGATACAATCGCACTTTATTCGATTTTTAAATTTCGTCTTACACTCTACAATCCTTAGCGCGACGCTTGGTCAATAAAGTACGCTAAGATTTTATCTATGTAATTGTCTCTATATCGTGTAGGCTCGCAATCGAAATGAGgtatcaacatcaacatcgacaGGTAGAATGCCAGTAGTAACACCACGATGACGAGTCACACTTCACAAAAGAATTGACAACCCTATGCACACTGCAGAGTATCTTGGTCAGAATATGAACAGATCTGAGGTGAGATAAAATTAAGGATGACTGCAGTTAACATAAGATCGCAAATTAGAGGTATGATAGGCAAGTGACAGCCACGGATCCATGGATGCCTCCGGTCTTTCCATGGAAAACCATCGAATATCGCCCCCAGGCATCTGAGAATGTTTTCCAAATGCTCAAGTAGAATTGCAGTCAAGGTGTGGTGAACAGCGTCTCATAAGCCCTAGGATAGAACTGAGGGTGGTCTGGACTCGGCGTCGTGACATATGACTGCCCCAGCCCTATCATCGGAGACCAAAGTAGAGGGgcgaaaaaagaagaaaaattcTTTCcaaagaaatggaaaggtTTTCGGGTGGGTAAAGTACAGTACATGTAAAGTTGAACGGTAAAGAATAAAGGTTTGAATGTACGGAAATACCCCCCTTTTTTAGCTGTAACGCGCGACAGTTGTGGTCCTGCATAGTTTGATGTTTTGTAAACAATACTGTACCAATGAGTAGACCAACAATATGACAAGTCCTGTACTACAAGAATGTACACGatttgatgaagaaagaagagtgCACTCAGTTCGTAATCTAACCTCTCCGTATTGTTAACGGCTCGTACCCGACTACTAGTGTGCAGTTCATTGATTGGTCGCTAAGGACTTCGAGTCGAGTATACGTATGCCGGACCCACTGTTTATTAGCCGCCGATTTTTCGGCttatcttctttcttttagtCGAGTTCTGGCTTAACATAAGTGAATTCTCAACTTCTTGATCGCGTCTTATAGAAATTCCTGTGTGAATCGATAACTGAATCAGTATGCGCCACACGTGCTGCCGATCGATCGTGATCTCCAACTGTCATAGTAGcaaagaagggagaagaaccACATCTCAACTCCTAATTCGCAGCCGCGAATAACTACCGTGGCACAGGAATCTGTCTGCCTGGGCCGTGACAAGCTTTTGCTAATGCGTCGAATAGTCTAGACCTCTGATTTGGTCGCCCCCACCATGAACTATGCTAGCAGCAGAGCCACAGTGTTGCGCCAGAAAATGCCACAACCAATCCCGACATGACTCGATGCTACAGTCCACTGGGGCATTGGCGACGAAGGTTTCTGATTCGCGGGACACATGGCGAAAGCATGGACAACGACATACGTCGACTGGTCGAAGAAGGTGACGACGCAAGGGGTGCCGTTGCGTAGGGACGAATGGCATGTTCGTGCCTGAATGTAAGATTGTGGagaacatcaacaaccaacaCGCGCTAGATGCCACTGGAAGCCACAATGCGTGTGTCTGCCAGAGGTGCTCGCCCATTTTTATTCTTAGATGGACTTGGGACCGTTTCAGATGGTTCGTTTGGCTGTCCGACTTGGGGCTATCCATTCGACACTACGACTAGTCGTCCCGACGGTGTGATTCGAAACGCAGCGACAAATCTTGGCCCTCATCTCATCATGGATATTGGGTCTAGTTGCTGACGATTGATTTCACGGACTCCACTTAGTACGGAAAACTGGGGGAGTTGTCCGTCGACCGGCGGCGTTATATACGCCGTGCAACGCGCTCGCCCCTAGACTCTTGAACGTTTAGCTTGGATACTTTTCGCTCCTTTTTAGCTGGACTACTCACGCTCCTTATTTCGTTAACATCCACCATGCAGTGGAAGTCATTCCTTTTGTTCGTTGCCATCGCCGACTTAGGCCTGGCTCGCCTCCATGGCCACCAGCGTCGGCACAAGCATAATCCCGCTCATCCGGATCTGCAAGGCCCTGAGGCGGATCTGAAAGCCAGAGATTTGGAAGTTAAGACCGTCGTCGACCTGGAAGTCGTCACCGTCACTACGACTATTACCGGCCAGCCCGTGGCCGAAGCCCCTGCTCCgtcctccagcagcagcagcagcaccaccaccaccaccaccgtcgCGGCAGCACCAGCCGAAATCACCCCCGCCGAGACCCACGAAGATGTAATTAGCATTGATCTCGGTGCCAGCATTGGAGTCTCCGTCGCCGCACCTTCTCTTACCCCCAGTGCCGAGAGCACCGCACCAACCAGCACCCCAGCGGCTAGCACCACCGTCTCAGGAGGATCCACCAGCTGGACATCCACTCCCTCCAGTGGAGAGTTCTCCACTAGTGGATTCGGAACGCGCACCAACTCCAGTGGCAGCGGTATTGAATACAGCGGTAACGTTGGTAGCCCCTGGGGAAGCAACATCATCGAAGTCAGCGCCAGTACCGCATACCAATACAGATATGTCGTCCAGTTTACCGGCAGCAACACCGAGGACTGGACCATCGTTTTCTGGAACAAGATCGGCCCCGATGGCAAGATGGACGGTTGGTACGGTCATTCGGCTCTGAACTTGACCTTGGGCGCCGGCGAAACGAAGTATGTCGCCTTCGATGAAGACTCGCAGGGAGGTTGGGGTGCGGCGAAAGGGTCTTCTCTCCCTACGGATGATTACGGCGGATACTCGTGCACCTGGGGAGAGTTCGACTTCGGAAGCACAATCAACGATGGTTGGTCCGGATGGGATGTCTCGGCTATTCAGGCGCAGGCGGCTGGACAGACCGTTCAGGGCATGAAGATCTGTAACCACAACGGGGAGACCTGCTCAACGATCACCTCTGGCGCGTCGACGGTGACCAACGCGTATACCCAGTCGGAGGCCTCGGTGGACGGCATTGGCGGTTCGCTTAACACGGATTCGGTGCGCTTAGTAGctattatagattatagcGAATGATTTGTAAATACGCATaaacatgtatatatatatagcttgtCAATCGGAGGagtgtatatatatggaTGGATAGATGTTACATCTGATCTCATTCGTTCGCGAATTTTATCCGGGTTTTTCCAGATCCCAAGTCTTTTTATCCCGTTTCTTGGCGCGTCGAACACATGATCTGTTTGAGAGGTCTTTGTATACTGGGATTTAAGAACCCTGTAGATGGGTGCTATCATCCAGGGTATATTTTAAGACAAGGTTAAGTTTGTTCTCCACAAATATTTTTGGTTGTGGGGATATGCTAAGCGTCAGTGGTTGCtcggatatatatatatcctgacatgtacggagtactgggCGGTCACTCATTCTGCcccttctctccatctctttccattctatcctactctgtactccgtactccgtacttcaTGTCATATCcgtcttcttttttaaatatgaTGAAACGAAGGTTTACTCTGCTTTATTATCATACCTACTCCTGCTGAGGATTACATGATCAGCGGAATTGAAATAGTAAGTGCCGACCATATGCCGGCGAGAACAACGCTAAAGATTTTAGATAACGGTTGATGTGCGAGTGTCTCCAGACGGAACCTCCCGCATTTCCGCAGAAAAGGCTGGTCCGTTCTATAAACGGCATCATGAATGCACATCAAATTTCTGACGAGCTCGAGAGGctgaagagagaaaggattGACATGGTCGTGTAATCCTTGCTGCCAAATGGCCCCCAACGGCCCACAAACACGGGAAATGCCTAAACGAAAGGACCAATGCGGTCGCACGTCGTTGGTCACTTGGAGTGCACGGCTCGCATTGATGGGCAAGAATGTCCGTAGCCTTGCAAAACTCAGCCTCGcgatttttattttaaccTCAAGCCCCGCCCTCTTCGTCTTGTCGCTGTGCCTCTGAGGCTCTGACGACTAGTACATAAATACTCGTGCGAATGCATGTCTTCCGAGGACTGAACCGTCGCGGACGCAATGCTGGAATTTAAAAATTCCATAGGCGAGAGGCTCGCCAGGCGGTTGAATCCAAGCTCAAAAAATCATACGTTGGTTCAAGTGCAGTCCGAGGAACACAGGAATACAGACTCTGAACGAGAAAATGAAATTCTAACGGCCAATCAGCATGGGAAAGATTACAACGGTGGCAGCTCATCCCAGCTGTGGACCCCAACAGTCCTCCGCCCGTGGGTCTTCGTTGCATTTGCGACGCTCTTTATTGCCATCCTGATAGTGGTTCAAGTGCTTTATAGCGTGTCAATCAAAAACAATGGCATAAGTGCGAGTGATGCAAAGTTCCGTTATCTATGGACGTACGGTCCAACTGCTGGTAGGCTATTGTTCTTACGAATGCGAGGGGAACAATGCTGACATTTGCAAGTACTGATTATCGTGGCCGGAGTCTGGGGGCAAGTGGAATACCGCACGAAGCAACTCATGCCATGGAAACTCATGGGCCAAACCCCAAGACCGGCATCACAGAGTTTGCTACTCGATTATGTTTCGGACTGGAACGTAGTCACTTTGTTCAGGGCCTTGAAACACTGTCACTGGGTCGTTGCCATCGCAGTCCTCGGAACCTTGCTTTTGAAACTACTGACGGTCGCTTCGACAGGCCTGTTCATGCTTCAAAATGTCCATGTCAGCAATGTCCCCACCACATTAACAGCGGAAGCGACATTTAGCGGCACGGGCTATAACAGTGCGAACATTGACAGCAATGCTGCGCTGATTGTTGTCGGCAATAAATTTCTCGATCTTCCCTATCCCGCTGGAACCACGGACAAATATGCGTTCAGCCCTTTCCACGGATCCGATACGCCATCAGGTAGGTCAAGACATCTTGCCTAGGATGGTCGCAGATCTAATTTCAATTTAGATTCGAACACGATTCTCTCAGGCACCGTGGATACGTTCTCCACCGATCTAAGCTGTGAAGTAGCAACCGTCAAAAACTGGACTCAGGGATGCGAAACCCAGCATTGTGAACAAACACAGTTCAACCTGACTTTAAGCACCCCGGAATGCTCACGGTACCAGTTCAACGCATTCAGAAGAAGCACTTCTGCTGTGGGTGGATGGCATGCGAACGTCTTCTCGGAGAGGTGTGCCAGTTCCAATGATGACACGAACACCGACCGAGTGATTTTCGCTGCTGCCCACTGGCTGAATGACAGTGCACAGGTCCAGTCCCTTGTTTGTGAGCCTACGTACACGATATCACCAACCTTGGTTTCGTTGTTTAAAAGCAACCAAAGTGTCGCAGAAATCAACTCCACTGACAAGGTGGATACGTCTAACTACACAATTCCGGGTGTAACAGCGGTCGATATCGTCTCTGGGTTACTTTCTACACTAACAATTGCAGATAGCTCTGTGGGCACACTTATCCAACTAAATCATGGCCTCTCTGCCAACTTAGCCGACCCGAATAATAGCTATCTCGATTCCTTTTATCGGATTGCCACTGTTTCATCCGCGGACAATTTAGAGCCCTTATTGGATGCGGCGAACTTGGAGGCTATTTCTCGTCCGGTTTACAATGCAATTACTGCACAGGTAGCAAGGCAGTACCTCATGACCTCTGCGAACAAGCCATTCAATGGCGTATACTCGGCATCCACAGAAAAGCTACTTGTGAGAGAATTGTCAGTTCGACTCATGGAAGCCGCGGTGGCGcttttggttttggtggcAGGGGCGATGTGCGTGTGGAGACCGGCCAAATGCACCCCTCGAGACCCTGGCACGATCTCTGGCATGGCAACGATATTGGCACGAAGCCCCGACTTATCTAATCGCCTTGCCGGCATCAAGAATAGAAAGGATCTGAAATCATCTCTGGCTGGCGGCCTATTCGCCTCAGAGATCGCCAGTATTGACGGACAACGAAGTTTCAGTATCATCACGAAGCATGATGCCAAAGAGGACTTGCGGGTTGCCGAAGCGTCCAGCCAGATATCCTGGTGGAAACCTCTCGCAATGTCGCTGGGTTGGCGAATTCTTACTTTAGCTGTCCCTCTTCTTGTCATTGTGGGCCTTGAGACCACCTACCAGATCTCTCAGAAACGAAATGGCTTGGCTGATATCACATCCGATGGTTATATTCGCTACACCTGGGTATA
This Aspergillus flavus chromosome 1, complete sequence DNA region includes the following protein-coding sequences:
- a CDS encoding putative peroxiredoxin 5, prdx5 (unnamed protein product), with protein sequence MLNLLPSASATKTTTTPAEDVYFQHYRASQLKINSQFHLLITAIMFAARRLTAGVPRVFSQRALFHNTAPAFVQKGDSIPNLDVLVEDSPGNKVNLANELKGKGVIVGVPAAFSPACSSSHVPGYINHPKLKEAGQVFVVSVNDPFVMKAWATSLDPSGKSGIRFLGDPTGKFSEALDVTFDSSSIFGNHRSKRYALLVENGKVKEAFVEPDNTGLDVSAAEKVLA
- a CDS encoding putative yapsin, which gives rise to MRGASLLPVALAALSCVDALSLHRRDTPATVELPIERRQHAGGLQKRDSTLNLPLINYYDSFYILNLTLGTPAQQFAVALDTGSSDLWVNVANSSYCSSRTNPCKPFGLYDPDASSTYKNLGVEFNATYGDGTNAYGYYATDELGLGDVNVDDMQFGVAESTTITQGIIGVAYDTLTNEASHEGKTYANLPQALVNSGAIKSPAYSLWLNDPQASRGSILFGGVNKAKYKGELQTIPIVRTLRGYSYLAVTLTGVSVEQGKESEDYSSRLPIVVLLDSGTSLTYLPDSLVDELYKKFNATFLEDDGLAYVDCELMKKDYTVNFDFSGATIAVGISELVLKAVAEDFPLGTCAFGVVPSGDSQDAMYILGDTFLRSAYVVYDLGNNEISLANTNFSPGDDDIFEIGTGTSAVPGATPVESPVTSATVASATDIVHTVMVGGTKATATGSNSGAAETSSSSGIAALPTSNTRHLLSGLAGAGLLLAL